From Gammaproteobacteria bacterium:
GCCGTGTTGAGAAACACCTTGAGCAAATCAACCTGCCACCTGGATTTTCGATCGAGATATTTGCAGAAGTCCCAGGCGCACGTTCAATGGCGCTTGATAAGTCGTCTAACACTGTTTACGTCGGCACGATGGGTAGCGATGTTTACGCAGTGTCTTACGAAAATCAAGAGGGCAAATCCGATAAGGTCGTTAAGATCATGAGCGGACTTAAAGTGGCAAATGGGGTCGCGGTGCATCGAGATTATCTCTACGTCGCAGAGCAAAATCGAATTACGCGTTACCCGCTACGAGGCAGAAATCCAAGTGCAAACTGGGAACAAGACCGGGAGATCAAATTTTCAGACCTGCCTGATAAATCCCATCACGGTTGGCGCTACATTGGCTTTGGGCCCGACAATAAGCTCTACGTGACGGTAGGTGTCGCCTGTAATATTTGCGAGCTGCAGGGCATTGAAGGCACGATCATCCGCATGGATCCGGACGGCAGCAATAGCGAAATCTTTGCCAATGGAATCCGCAACTCGGTCGGATTGAGCTTCCATCCCAAAACCGGCGTGCTGTATTTCACTGACAACAACACAGATATGATGGGCGATGATATCCCACCAGGCGAATTTAACGCCGCCCCTACAGCCGGCCTGAACTTCGGGTTTCCTTACTACGCAGGCGGAAGCGTGCGCAGTCCAGGCTGGGCCTACAACACGCCGCCTCTGAACGTTCAATTTCCAAAAGTCGATTTTCAAGCGCACGTGGCGGCTTTGGGACTGGCTTTCTACACAGGCGACATGTTCCCAGAAGAATACCGTCACGACGCTTTTGTGGCGCAACACGGCTCATGGAACCGAAGCGTACCAATTGGATACCGTGTCGTGCGGGTCAAATTTGACGATAACGGTGAAGTGGTCGGCGATGAAGTCTTCGCAGACGGCTGGCTCCAAGGTGAGAAGGCTTGGGGTCGACCCGTCGATGTCCTGCATATGCCCGATGGCGCATTATTGGTTTCCGACGATCACCGGGGGGTACTCTACCGTATCAGCTATACCGAAGATTAGGCGCGATCCCACCCCCCTCATCCACACCCAACTGAATCGATCTCCAGCACCGCGGCCCCACGGATCTGACCGTCCTTTAATCGGCTCAAGGCTTCGTTGGCCTCGCTGAGCGGAAAGCATTCGACTTCAGTACGGACCGGAATCTCGGGCGCAAGGGAGAGGAACTCGTTACCGTCACGGCGGGTGAGATTTGCAACCGATCGTATACTTCGCTCACCCCAAAGAATATCGTAGGGAAACGAAGGGATATCGCTCATGTGGATCCCGGCACAGACCACTGTTCCCCCCTTCACGATTGCTCTCAGCGCAGTTGGCACGAGCGTCCCCACAGGTGCGAAGATGATTGCGGCATCGAGCGCCTCGGGTGGTGGTGTTTTCGAATCTGCCGCCCAAACTGCGCCGAGGTCGCGGGCAAACTGTTGCCCGTTCGCGTCACCCGGTCGGGTAAATGCAAAAACCTTGCGCCCCTGATGACGTGCCACTTGCGTCACAATGTGCGCCGCCGCACCGAAGCCGTATATTCCCAGATGTTCTGCGTCACCGGCCGCACAAAGTGAACGATACCCAATGAGGCCCGCACACAGCAAAGGAGCAGCCTCTGCATCACTGTAATCACCGGTAACAGAAAAACAATAACGTTGGTCAGCAACAGTGTATTCTGCATAGCCGCCATTCAACTTGTAACCGGTAAACGCTGCCTGATCGCAAAGATTCTCCGACCCTGCCCGACAGTATTTGCAAGCACCGCAGGTATACCCTAGCCAGGGGATACCAACACGCTCGCCAATAGCAAACTGCTCAACGCCTTCTCCTCGTTCAACTACGGTACCGACAATTTCATGGCCAAGCACAAGCGGCAACTTGGGATCACTCAGCTCACCATCCAGCACGTGAAGATCCGTCCGGCACACGCCACAAGCGTGAACAGATACAAGGACCTGCCCGGGACCGGGCTCCGGCCGGGCAACCTTTGTCATGACCAACGGTTGCCCGGGCTCGTTGAGAAGCATGGCGCGCACGGTGGATACCCTGATAAATAAAGTGTCGTTAGTTAGTTCCAGCGATAATGCATGACGCGGGCGTTTTACCTGCCTAAGTTCGCCGCAGGCAGACCAAGTGCCCTGCCTTCCGTTGTTTCGATTCGATTAACCAATGACATACGCTCAGCCGATGAGGTGGGCACAAACAGGCACAGCAAATCGTTCAGAAATCGCATTCCTCGCTCACTCGCTTGTACGCGATAGCCGTCCCATTCAATCAGCTTTTTGGATTGCGCCTGCATCAACGCCGCCCTTACAGCACTGATCGGAAGTCCAGTGCGTTCCGTAAAAAGCGCTGTTTCAAATCCTTGTGTAAGGCGCAATGCATTCATCATAAATTCAAGTGCTAAGTCTTCCTTCCCTAAAACACATCTAGTATCGACAACGTCCGATCGACCTGCCTTCGTTATATAACTAAGAGGGTGTCTGCATTTTGCAAAACGCGTGATGTGGCCGTCGTGGACGGTCGTAATCTTGCTGTGCGCGCCCGCACCGATTCCAATATAGTCGCCAAACTGCCAGTAGTTAAGGTTATGGACACACCATCTCTGGGATCTTGCAAAAGCCGACACCTCATATTGCTGATACCCACATTCGGCAAGAAGCTCTTGTCCCGCGGCCTGCATCAACCAGATTTCATCATGTTCCGGCAGCGGCGGTGGGCGACGGTGGAATGCCGTATTTGGCTCGATAGTGAGCTGGTACCAGGAAAGGTGTGCAGGAGCATATGCAATCGCAGTCTTTAAATCGTCAATTACACCGCCTTGATCTTGCCCGGGTAAGCCAAACATCAAATCGATATTGAGGTTCTCGAAACCCGCCCTCTGTGCTGTTTGGATTGCTGACAGCGCTTCTTCGCGGCCATGGATGCGACCTAACCGGCGTAACTTATCCTCGTCGAAACTTTGCACACCGAGGGAGAGACGGTTTATTCCAAGCCCTCGATAGGCGCGAATGTGTTGCGCCTCCACTGTGCCAGGGTTGGCCTCTAACGTGATCTCAACATTGGGTGGCATCGAGAAGCGAGCACTTAACACCGACAGAAGACGATCCAAAGCCCTAGGGGAGAAGAGGCTCGGGGTTCCCCCACCGATAAATACACTGATAATCGGCCGTTCGCCTACATAGACCAAATCATGATTCAAGTCCTTGATCAGGGCATCAACATAGGCGTCCTCAGGGATTTCCTCACGCATCTCATGGGAATTAAAGTCACAATAAGGGCACTTTCGAATGCACCATGGTAGGTGCACATATACCGATAGGGGTGGCAGGGCCTTCATGATCAGCTTTGCCAACATCACGCCTTTGCGTGATAGCGTTCTGCAAGCGCGCCTATCAATTGCCTAAGCGCCTGTCCGCGATGACTCAGTTGGTTTTTCACTTCAGGTGGAAGTTCAGCGGAGGTGCAGCCATGTGTCGGAACAAAGAAAACAGGATCATAACCAAATCCATTGGTCCCCTTGGCTTCAGAGACAATTCGGCCCTCCCATACGCCGTGACAGGCTATCGGTATCGGGTCATTCGGGTCCTCTAGATACACCATTACACAATGAAAACGTGCTGTACGCTTCTGTTCCAAGACAGGCGCCATTTCGCGCACAAGTTTTTCAAGGTTTTGCTGATCCGTTGCGCCGTTCCCTGCGTAGCGTGCTGAATAAATGCCGGGACCCCCGCCCAGAGCGTCAACGGCAAGTCCTGAGTCATCGGCAATAGCAGGCAGCCCCGAACACTTCGCCGCATAACGTGCCTTGGCCAACGCGTTTTCGATGAATGTCAAAGCTGTTTCTTCGATATCGGGAATATTGAAGTGTGATTGTGGAATAACCTCAATCTGAAAATCGGCAAGCAGGGCACCTATTTCTCTCGCCTTGCCAGCGTTACTGCTAGCTAACACCACAGATCGAGATGGCCCCGTTAACACCTGGAATCAGCCCCGCAAGACCTCACGCTGTTTTTCAATAATCTGCGCAATACCCTCACGAGCTTGTTCAAGCATCGTATTGAGCTCATCCATGCGGAAGGCATGGCCCTCGGCCGTCCCCTGGATCTCGATGAAGGCCCCTGCGTCGTTCATCACCACATTCATATCAGTTTCAGCCTCGGAATCCTCGATATAGTCCAGATCAAGCACCGGTAAACCCCGAAAAATGCCGACAGAAACCGAAGCGACCATACCATGAATTGGGTTGGTACTAACGGACTTCCCGTTTTGCAGTCGTCCAATCGCATCAACGAGCGCAATATATCCGCCCGTGATCGAAGCGGTGCGGGTCCCACCGTCGGCCTGGACCACGTCGCAGTCAACCACAATCGTTCGCTCTCCTAGCTCCTCAGGCGATAAAACAGCGCGAAGGGAGCGACCTATTAACCGTTGTATCTCCATGGTACGCCCGCTTTGCCGTCCCTGAGCTGCCTCACGCCGCATCCGCGTGCCAGTGGCGCGAGGCAGCATCCCGTACTCGGCAGTCACCCAACCCTGACCGGTCCCCTTCAGGAAACCAGGAACCGACTCATCAACACTCGCATTACAAATAACTCTGGTATCACCGAACGTCACCAATACTGACCCTTCCGCATAGCGAGTGTAATCGCGAGTAAACGAAATTTCCCTCAGTTCGTCCTGTGCTCGACCGCTTGGGCGCATAGGTTTTCCCCTGTCTGGGAGATTGGAGCTTGCGATTATAACTTTAATGTCGTCACTCCGGTATTTGCCTCACGGATCGGACGGGTTACCATTATCTATAAATCAGCACGGAGTGACGGACACAATGATTGCCAGCATGACCGCTTTTGAGCGGAAGGAGTACACGGGGGACTGGGGCCACGCCATCTGGGAAATACGGTCGGTTAATCACCGTTACCTTGAGATTACCGCGCGGCTACCCGAAGACCTACGCATCCTTACCACTCCCGTGCGCGAACGGGTCGCCCAGCACGTCAAGCGTGGCAAGGTCGATTGCACATTGCGTGTTGACGCAACGAGCAGCACGCTTAAGGATCTAACAATCAACACTGATCTCGTAAAAAAGCTCGTCAATGCCAGCCGGGAAGTTGAAAAGCTAATTGACAATGCAACGCCAGTAAATCCCCTGGATTTCCTCCGCTGGCCGGGGGTACTCGATGCAGGTACACCTGATCCGGACACTGTGAGAACACCGCTACTGGAACTCCTTGATGCCACACTAGAACTTCTCGTTGAAGCACGTCAGCGTGAGGGAGCGAAACTACAAGCCTTAATCCAAGAAAGATGCGATATGGCCAAAGATGTGGTGACGCACGTGCGTGAACGGCTCCCGGCAATTATGAATCGCCTTAAAGAACGGCTTCAGAGCCAAGCGCAGGAACTCAGTAGTGAGCTACCGGCAGAACGGCTAGAACAGGAAATGCTACTGCTTGCACAAAAATTGGATGTTGCCGAAGAACTAGATCGACTTGATGCTCATCTCTCGGAGGTAAGTAGAGTCTTGTCAGAAAGCAATCCCGTCGGTAGGCGACTCGATTTTCTCATGCAGGAGATGAATCGTGAGGCCAATACACTCGGCGCAAAGGCTGCCCACATCGATTGTACGAACGCCTCAGTGGAGCTTAAGGTGCTGATTGAACAAATGCGGGAACAGGTGCAGAACATTGAATAAACAATCCAGTACCCAATTAAAGCCCAAGGAAGCGCCGCGAAAGGGCACACTGTACATCATCTCGGCGCCTTCCGGTGCCGGAAAGACGACGCTAGTCCACGCGCTATTGGAATCGACCCCGGACTTACAACTTTCCATCTCCTTTACAACACGGCCCAAGCGCCCCAGTGAACACGATGGAGTCGATTATCATTTTATCGATCAAGAGGAATTCGAGCGACGAATAAAAACCGGTCAGTTCCTTGAGTATGCCAAGGTATTTGACTACTACTATGGGACTTCCCGCGCTTGGGTCGAAAATGAACTTGCCCACGGTGAGAACGTGCTTCTCGAGATCGACTGGCAGGGTGCCCAACAAGTCCGCAAGATCATCCCAGACACCGTAAGCATTTTCATCCTGCCACCTTCTTATAAGGCGCTAGAAGGTCGGCTAAGGCGGCGTGGTGCGGACGACGAGGATACAATCACACGCCGGATGCACGATGCGGTGAGTGAGATTTCGCACTACCATGAATACGACTATATGGTGCTAAACGAGAAATTCGACACGGCCCTCGAAGATCTCCAAGCTATTATCCGGGCCAGCCGCCTTGTGGGCTAGTTGCCCGTGCAACTCGAAAATCTCCAGTAGGCAACTAATGGCAGATGCATTCCAGATTCAGTAGAATAGTTACTTAATATCCACCTAGTAAGGATTTGATGATGGCTAGAGTCACCGTTGAAGACTGCCTCCAGAATCTGGACAGCCGCTATGATCTCGTGCTCCTAGCTAGCAAACGGGCGCGTCAGATCACTATGGGCGCGGAGCCGCTGGTGCCTGAAGATAATGACAAGGCTTCGGTCATAGCCTTGCGCGAGATCGCTGCTGGCCTGATCACTAATGAAAACATCGACACGATTCAGGCCACCGAAACCGATGAAACCGGTGAATCCGATGGATCAGAAGAGGAACCCGCCAAATAGAGTTATTTTGTCTTTCCCCTGCCTGGACGGCGATGGCCGCGCACGCAGTACACCTTGTGCCAACCTCTACGCGGTGCAGCACAGTAGCCAGTGCCCGGCCATTAGCACTTTCGCTGACTTAGATAGCCTGCCTTTTACGTAAAGCGGCTCGTTATACGGAGGCCCGATGTCTCAAATCGACGACCTCTCAGCCCAGATCGAGACCTATCTAGAACCCGATCAGGTCAAAAAGGTGCGTCGCGCCTACTCGTTTAGCGCTAAGGCTCACGAGGGCCAACACCGCTTGAGCGGCGAACCCTACATCCAACATCCGCTGGAAGTCGCCCGCATTCTGGCAGGAATGCACATGGATCACCAAACTTTAGTCGCCGCTATATTGCACGATGTCATTGAAGACACAGCCACAGCGAAAGAGCAAATCAAGAGGGAGTTTGGTAAAGGCGTGGCTGAGTTGGTCGATGGAGTGAGCAAGCTAAAACAGATCGAGTTTGACAGCTATGCCGAGGCTCAAGCACACAATTTCCGAAAGATGCTCATGGCTGTCGCTCAAGACATCCGGGTGATTTTAGTCAAACTGGCCGATCGCCTTCACAACATGCGCACCCTTGGCGCGCTACCTCCCAAAAAGCGGCGCTTGATTGCACGCGAAACACTAGAGATCTACGCCCCCATCGCGCAAAGACTGGGCATGAATAGCATCCGTCTTGAGCTAGAGGAACTGGGGTTCGCAGCACTCCACCCAATGCGCCACCGTGTTCTTTCTGAGCAAGTGAAAAAGGCTCGGGGACATCGCAAAGAAATCGTTAACAAGATCAAAAATGCCCTGAAGCGCCGATTGCAACAAGAAAAATTACCGGCCGAAATAATCGGACGGGAGAAACATCTTTATGGCATCTATAAGAAGATGCGGAACAAAGGATTGTCCTTCGCAGAGGTATTTGATGTCTATGCCTTTCGTATCATCGTAGATACCGTTGACACGTGTTACCGGGTGTTGGGCGCGGTACACAACCTATATAAACCTGTTCCGGGCAAATTTAAGGATTACATCGCGATACCGAAGGCGAACGGCTATCAGTCACTGCACACTGTGTTATTTGGCCCTTACGGTGTTTCAATCGAAGTACAGATCAGAACCAAAGAGATGGATGACGTTGGTGAAGCGGGCATTGCCGCTCACTGGTTATATAAATCAGGCGAAGGGGAAAAGACAACTGCTCACAAGCGAGCTCGGGAATGGCTCCGTGGCATACTGGAAATACAACAAACTGCTGGAAACCCGGAGGAATTTCTCGAACACGTCAAAGTCGATCTCTTCCCTGACGAGGTATACGTGTTTACACCAAAGGGAGATATTATAGAACTACCTCGTGGCGCAACCGCTGTCGACCTTGCCTACACGATACACACGGATGTAGGCAACACCTGCGTTGGTGCGAGGATCGATCGCCGACTCGCGCCCCTCAGCACGCCCCTTAGCACAGGCCAGTCCGTGGAGATCATCACCGCTCCGGGGGCAAAGCCAAATCCCGTTTGGTTGCAATTTGTGGTCACTGCCAAGGCTCGGTTAACCATTCGCCATTATCTAAAAAATCTTAAGCACGATGAAGCCATTGCCTTGGGTAAGCGGATGTTAAATCTTGAGCTGAAGAATTTTTCACTCAGTTTCGACGATATTAGCCCACGACAACTGGCAACTACTCTCAAGTCGTTCAATCTGAATGACAAAAATGACCTATTGGAAGATCTTGGGCTCGGCAAGCGCATGGCACCGCTTGTTGCTCGGCACCTGGCACCCTCGCCTAGAGAGCCCTGGAAGCTCCCGTGGAAACGTGGCAGCGAATCGGCACGACCACTTTTTATAAAGGGAACCGAAGGGATGGTCGTGTCATTTCCAAAGTGCTGCTACCCTATCCCCGGAGATCCTATTCTTGGGTTTGCGAGCGCCGGTCGAGGTATTGTTGTGCATCACCAATCGTGCAAGAACGTTGCAGAGTACCGAAAAGAGCCGGAAAAGTGGGTAAATGTTGAATGGGAGACCCAAGTTGATCGGGACTTTCCCGCGGCAATCCGCATGAACGTGACTAATCAACGCGGGGTACTCGCAACCGTTGCAGCAGCAATTGCCGACGAAGGTGCCAATATCGAGAATGTCGAAATGCAAGATCGGGACGATCGCTATATTAGATTATCTTTCGTGATAGCCGTCCGAGACCGTAACCATCTCGCACGAGTTATGCACAAGGTACGAGGAGTCAAACATGTCTCTGGTATCAACAGGGTCCAGAAATGATCAAGCGTGGGTTAGCGCTAAGGCTACGCACAGCGAACTAGGAAGGAATCACATGGCTCGACACATCATCCAAACGGAAAAGGCGCCCAAGGCTATCGGCAGCTATTCCCAGGCAATCAAGATAGGCAATACGGTTTACCTATCGGGCCAGATCCCTCTCGTACCCGCGACGATGGAACTGGTCAACGGCGATATCCGGCTCCAGATTGGACAGGTCTTCGATAATCTAAGTGCGGTTGCGCACGCTGCCGGCGGAACGTTAGCGGACGTCGTCAAGTTAACCATCTATCTAACCGACCTAGCACATTTCCCTGTAATCAACGAAGCAATGGCGAAGTATTGGCAGGAACCCTATCCTGCCCGTGCGGCAGTGGGTGTTGCCGAACTTCCGAAGGATGCCAATGTGGAAGTGGATGCGATAATGGTCATCAGCAATTAGCTGACAACTTGAAAGCTTTCACAAACGTCAAACCGTAGATCGCGTGTTGAACACTGCGCGAAGTCAACTCTCCACTTGCTGCGCCCGCCCATAGGTCGAGCATTGAGCCATGATGAGTCTCGCGAAGCGCAAACGTGCAGAGAGACAACCTTCAATCGCCGCTCCGGTGACAGACCTTCGAGGTGTCGGGCCACACGTTGCTAAACGACTTCATCAGCGTGGCATCACCTCTATTCAGGATCTGCTGTTCCACTTGCCACTGCGTTACCAGGATCGCACGCGGATCACGCCAATAGGGGCGCTTAGAGCAGGTGAGGAAACGTTGATCCAGGGCCAAATCGAGTTAACTCAAGTGCGTCTGGGGCGGCGGCGCTCGCTGCTCAGCCGTCTCAGTGACGGCACCGGTGCCATAACACTTCGGTTTTTCCATTTCTCAGCAGCCCAACAAGCAGGCCTCGCCAAAGGCACGTATCTGAGATGCTACGGCCCGGTCCGTCCCGGCGCTCGGACGCTTGAGATGGTTCATCCGGAGTACCAGCGCATCGATCCCGAACGTATCCAACCGCTCGAAGAGCGCCTGACCCCTATCTACCCCACGACCGAAGGACTACAACAGGTGACGCTTCGCAAGTTGACTAGCCAAGCACTCGCGTTCCTTGTCAGTGATCGGCCCAACGGCCTTAAGGAATGGCTCCCTGATGAGCTGTTGGCCGAGCAGCAGTTGCCTAGGTTGGAAGCGGCGCTTCGGTACGTGCATAGGCCACCGCCGGACGCGCCAACTCATGAACTTGAGGAAGGTATCCATCCCACGCAGCAACGCCTTGCCTTCGAAGAGCTACTCGCACACCACTTGAGCCTGAGGCGTCTCAGGTGTGAACTTCAGACAAAAGAGGCACCCGCACTACGCGAGAACGGTGAACTGCAAGGGCAGTTATTGGAAAACCTGCCGTTTACCTTGACCCGAGCACAGCAGCGTGTCGTTGAGGAAATCTCAAAAGATATGAATCGCCGTATACCCATGCTGCGGCTGCTCCAAGGTGATGTCGGATCAGGTAAAACAGTGGTTGTCGCACTTGCCGCTCTTCAGGCACTGGAAGCGGATTATCAGGT
This genomic window contains:
- a CDS encoding PQQ-dependent sugar dehydrogenase; translated protein: MTTARSFIYLALGIAMCLALSSFVAAKSRVEKHLEQINLPPGFSIEIFAEVPGARSMALDKSSNTVYVGTMGSDVYAVSYENQEGKSDKVVKIMSGLKVANGVAVHRDYLYVAEQNRITRYPLRGRNPSANWEQDREIKFSDLPDKSHHGWRYIGFGPDNKLYVTVGVACNICELQGIEGTIIRMDPDGSNSEIFANGIRNSVGLSFHPKTGVLYFTDNNTDMMGDDIPPGEFNAAPTAGLNFGFPYYAGGSVRSPGWAYNTPPLNVQFPKVDFQAHVAALGLAFYTGDMFPEEYRHDAFVAQHGSWNRSVPIGYRVVRVKFDDNGEVVGDEVFADGWLQGEKAWGRPVDVLHMPDGALLVSDDHRGVLYRISYTED
- a CDS encoding zinc-dependent alcohol dehydrogenase family protein — its product is MRAMLLNEPGQPLVMTKVARPEPGPGQVLVSVHACGVCRTDLHVLDGELSDPKLPLVLGHEIVGTVVERGEGVEQFAIGERVGIPWLGYTCGACKYCRAGSENLCDQAAFTGYKLNGGYAEYTVADQRYCFSVTGDYSDAEAAPLLCAGLIGYRSLCAAGDAEHLGIYGFGAAAHIVTQVARHQGRKVFAFTRPGDANGQQFARDLGAVWAADSKTPPPEALDAAIIFAPVGTLVPTALRAIVKGGTVVCAGIHMSDIPSFPYDILWGERSIRSVANLTRRDGNEFLSLAPEIPVRTEVECFPLSEANEALSRLKDGQIRGAAVLEIDSVGCG
- the hemW gene encoding radical SAM family heme chaperone HemW, with translation MLAKLIMKALPPLSVYVHLPWCIRKCPYCDFNSHEMREEIPEDAYVDALIKDLNHDLVYVGERPIISVFIGGGTPSLFSPRALDRLLSVLSARFSMPPNVEITLEANPGTVEAQHIRAYRGLGINRLSLGVQSFDEDKLRRLGRIHGREEALSAIQTAQRAGFENLNIDLMFGLPGQDQGGVIDDLKTAIAYAPAHLSWYQLTIEPNTAFHRRPPPLPEHDEIWLMQAAGQELLAECGYQQYEVSAFARSQRWCVHNLNYWQFGDYIGIGAGAHSKITTVHDGHITRFAKCRHPLSYITKAGRSDVVDTRCVLGKEDLALEFMMNALRLTQGFETALFTERTGLPISAVRAALMQAQSKKLIEWDGYRVQASERGMRFLNDLLCLFVPTSSAERMSLVNRIETTEGRALGLPAANLGR
- the rdgB gene encoding RdgB/HAM1 family non-canonical purine NTP pyrophosphatase produces the protein MLTGPSRSVVLASSNAGKAREIGALLADFQIEVIPQSHFNIPDIEETALTFIENALAKARYAAKCSGLPAIADDSGLAVDALGGGPGIYSARYAGNGATDQQNLEKLVREMAPVLEQKRTARFHCVMVYLEDPNDPIPIACHGVWEGRIVSEAKGTNGFGYDPVFFVPTHGCTSAELPPEVKNQLSHRGQALRQLIGALAERYHAKA
- the rph gene encoding ribonuclease PH, which encodes MRPSGRAQDELREISFTRDYTRYAEGSVLVTFGDTRVICNASVDESVPGFLKGTGQGWVTAEYGMLPRATGTRMRREAAQGRQSGRTMEIQRLIGRSLRAVLSPEELGERTIVVDCDVVQADGGTRTASITGGYIALVDAIGRLQNGKSVSTNPIHGMVASVSVGIFRGLPVLDLDYIEDSEAETDMNVVMNDAGAFIEIQGTAEGHAFRMDELNTMLEQAREGIAQIIEKQREVLRG
- a CDS encoding YicC family protein, with translation MIASMTAFERKEYTGDWGHAIWEIRSVNHRYLEITARLPEDLRILTTPVRERVAQHVKRGKVDCTLRVDATSSTLKDLTINTDLVKKLVNASREVEKLIDNATPVNPLDFLRWPGVLDAGTPDPDTVRTPLLELLDATLELLVEARQREGAKLQALIQERCDMAKDVVTHVRERLPAIMNRLKERLQSQAQELSSELPAERLEQEMLLLAQKLDVAEELDRLDAHLSEVSRVLSESNPVGRRLDFLMQEMNREANTLGAKAAHIDCTNASVELKVLIEQMREQVQNIE
- the gmk gene encoding guanylate kinase produces the protein MNKQSSTQLKPKEAPRKGTLYIISAPSGAGKTTLVHALLESTPDLQLSISFTTRPKRPSEHDGVDYHFIDQEEFERRIKTGQFLEYAKVFDYYYGTSRAWVENELAHGENVLLEIDWQGAQQVRKIIPDTVSIFILPPSYKALEGRLRRRGADDEDTITRRMHDAVSEISHYHEYDYMVLNEKFDTALEDLQAIIRASRLVG
- the rpoZ gene encoding DNA-directed RNA polymerase subunit omega: MARVTVEDCLQNLDSRYDLVLLASKRARQITMGAEPLVPEDNDKASVIALREIAAGLITNENIDTIQATETDETGESDGSEEEPAK
- the spoT gene encoding bifunctional GTP diphosphokinase/guanosine-3',5'-bis pyrophosphate 3'-pyrophosphohydrolase encodes the protein MSQIDDLSAQIETYLEPDQVKKVRRAYSFSAKAHEGQHRLSGEPYIQHPLEVARILAGMHMDHQTLVAAILHDVIEDTATAKEQIKREFGKGVAELVDGVSKLKQIEFDSYAEAQAHNFRKMLMAVAQDIRVILVKLADRLHNMRTLGALPPKKRRLIARETLEIYAPIAQRLGMNSIRLELEELGFAALHPMRHRVLSEQVKKARGHRKEIVNKIKNALKRRLQQEKLPAEIIGREKHLYGIYKKMRNKGLSFAEVFDVYAFRIIVDTVDTCYRVLGAVHNLYKPVPGKFKDYIAIPKANGYQSLHTVLFGPYGVSIEVQIRTKEMDDVGEAGIAAHWLYKSGEGEKTTAHKRAREWLRGILEIQQTAGNPEEFLEHVKVDLFPDEVYVFTPKGDIIELPRGATAVDLAYTIHTDVGNTCVGARIDRRLAPLSTPLSTGQSVEIITAPGAKPNPVWLQFVVTAKARLTIRHYLKNLKHDEAIALGKRMLNLELKNFSLSFDDISPRQLATTLKSFNLNDKNDLLEDLGLGKRMAPLVARHLAPSPREPWKLPWKRGSESARPLFIKGTEGMVVSFPKCCYPIPGDPILGFASAGRGIVVHHQSCKNVAEYRKEPEKWVNVEWETQVDRDFPAAIRMNVTNQRGVLATVAAAIADEGANIENVEMQDRDDRYIRLSFVIAVRDRNHLARVMHKVRGVKHVSGINRVQK
- a CDS encoding RidA family protein; the encoded protein is MARHIIQTEKAPKAIGSYSQAIKIGNTVYLSGQIPLVPATMELVNGDIRLQIGQVFDNLSAVAHAAGGTLADVVKLTIYLTDLAHFPVINEAMAKYWQEPYPARAAVGVAELPKDANVEVDAIMVISN